From Rutidosis leptorrhynchoides isolate AG116_Rl617_1_P2 chromosome 3, CSIRO_AGI_Rlap_v1, whole genome shotgun sequence, a single genomic window includes:
- the LOC139902566 gene encoding uncharacterized protein: MPLVAPVEESSSTWLAPIIAFLRDGTTPADSVEAKKVRTKAPMKALEGGVLYRKNYLGPHLRCIGPNESEELGYYWPTMYADTARIVKHCESCQIQAPISRAPAHPMIPVSSPWSFCEWAIDIVRPFPKGRVSYAYSACAGNIKFLIVAIDYFTKWV, encoded by the exons atgcccctagtggcacctgttgaggagTCCAGCTCAACGTGGTTGGCACCCATCATTGCTTTCCTGCGGGATGGCACAACACCCGCAGACTCTGTTGAAGCAAAGAAAGTTCGCACCAAGGCACCAATGAAAGCCCTAGAGGGTGGTGTCctgtatcgaaagaattatttaggACCACATTTAAGGTGCATTGGTCCAAACGAatcagaggag ttaggttattattggcctaccATGTACGCAGATACTGCACGCATAGTTAAACACTGCGAGTCTTGCCAAATTCAAGCACCTATCAGCAGAGcgcctgcgcatccaatgattccagtctcctcaccatggtcATTCTGCGAATGGGCTATTGACATAGTcagaccatttccaaaaggccgag tatcttacgcatactccgCATGCGCAGGAAACATCAAGTTTTTGATTGTTGCAATTgattatttcacaaagtgggtatAA